A segment of the Geobacillus kaustophilus genome:
TCTCCTTTCGGCACGATGACAGTATGGTCGCGGATGATGACATGTTCATCAGCAGAGACGGAAAACGCGCCTCTTTCTCCCCATGAAGAAGCGAAGCTGCCCAAAGTGAGCGCTAAAAACAACGAAGCAGCCGTGAGCAGCGGATGACGATGCATAAAACGGCGCAGCCGCGCGGTCTTTCTCTCTTGCGGCATGGCCTCCATGACCTTAGCCGAAAACGACGGCGGCGCCGCAACGTGGGCGGCATATTGGAGGAAAGCAACCGTTTTTTTCAGCTCGTGAAAATGGGCAGCGCACGCCGCGCAAGAACGCAAGTGTTCTTTCAGCCGCTGCTCTCCTTCTGGCTGAAGATCCCCATCTAAATAGCTATGCATGAGCAACATGATTTCTTTCGGACATTTCATGATCTCCCACCCTCTTATAAATGGCCCAATTGCCTGCGCAACGCTTCGCGGCCGCGATGCAGCCGCGTTTTTACCGTGCCGATCGGCAACCCTAAAACTTCGCTGATTTCTTGCAACGACAAATCTTCCATATATTTCAACACGATCACGCTTCGATATTTTTCTGGCAACCGCTCAATCGCCCGCTGCACCGTCTCTTGCAGCTCCAGACTTTCCACCGCCTCCTCCGGAGATGCTTCGCGGGAAGGAAGCTGAGCCTGCATCGTCAACCCGTCCGTGCCTCCGACCTCTTCATCTAAATACACGTCCGGTTTCCGTTTCCGCAATTTATCGATCGTCAAGTTCGTGGCAATTCGGTACAGCCAAGTAGAAAATTTCATTTCTGGATTGTACGTATCAATATGGGTGTAGGCGCGGATAAACGCCTCCTGCGCCGCATCTTCCGCCTCATGCCGATTGCCGAGCATTCGATAGCAAAGGCGGTAAATCTTGTCCTTATACAAATCGACAAGATCTGCGTATGCATTTTGATCCCCTTTTTGGATCGCCTTAATTCTCTTTTTAATAAATAGATCCATAAAATACAATACCCCCGCCTCACGGCTTACCGTATATTACGGCGCTCGATCAAGAAAAGTTTCATGCAACACATTTATTGTATCATACAACGGAAAAAGAGGGGACGCCAAACAAATGGCAGCCCCTCTTTCACAAACCGCGGGAACAAATCATCATCACATCCGTGAATCCCCGCAGCCAACCCTCTTTGCCCAAATGCATTAAATGAGTTTTTCACCAAACAACGACCCCATCAGCGCTACAGAAACTGACGCTGTTTTGTTCCGCTCATCCAAGATGGGGTTCACTTCGACAAATTCCGCTGAAGTGATGATTTGCGCTTCCGCCAGCATCTCCATCGCCAAATGGCTCTCGCGGTATGTCAATCCGCCAATGACAGGCGTTCCGACTCCCGGTGCGTCGCTTGGGTCAAGACCATCCAAGTCAAGCGACAAATGAACGCCATCCGTCCGTTCTTTTAAATAGGCGATCGTTTCTTCCATCACCCTTGTCATTCCGAGCCGATCGACCTCATGCATCGTGTAAATTTTGATGCCTTTTTCGCGAATAAACTTCTTCTCCCCGTCATCAAGGGAACGGACGCCGATCAACACGACATGCTCCGGCTTGATTTTCGGGCTGTATCCGCCGATTTGCGTCAGCGCCGGATGGCCAAACCCGAGGCTCGCCGCCAGCGGCATGCCATGAATGTTTCCAGACGGCGACGTTTCCGCGGTGTTGACGTCGCCGTGCGCGTCATACCAGATCACTCCAAGCCGCTCATAATGTTTCGCCACCCCAGCGAGCGTGCCAATGGCGATGCTATGGTCGCCGCCCAACACAAGTGGGAAGCGCCCCCGCTGAACGACTTGGTCAACCGCCGCCGCGAGTTTCTCATTCGCCTCCGCAACCGCTT
Coding sequences within it:
- the rsiW gene encoding anti-sigma-W factor RsiW, yielding MKCPKEIMLLMHSYLDGDLQPEGEQRLKEHLRSCAACAAHFHELKKTVAFLQYAAHVAAPPSFSAKVMEAMPQERKTARLRRFMHRHPLLTAASLFLALTLGSFASSWGERGAFSVSADEHVIIRDHTVIVPKGETVKGDIVVRNGSIRIEGTVDGDVTVIHGKKYMASAGQVTGEVEEINQVFEWIWYNIKERFNRALQSIE
- the sigW gene encoding RNA polymerase sigma factor SigW, which gives rise to MDLFIKKRIKAIQKGDQNAYADLVDLYKDKIYRLCYRMLGNRHEAEDAAQEAFIRAYTHIDTYNPEMKFSTWLYRIATNLTIDKLRKRKPDVYLDEEVGGTDGLTMQAQLPSREASPEEAVESLELQETVQRAIERLPEKYRSVIVLKYMEDLSLQEISEVLGLPIGTVKTRLHRGREALRRQLGHL
- the rocF gene encoding arginase; the protein is MKPISIIGVPMDLGQTRRGVDMGPSAMRYAGVIERLERLHYDIEDLGDIPIGKAERLHKQGDSRLRNLKAVAEANEKLAAAVDQVVQRGRFPLVLGGDHSIAIGTLAGVAKHYERLGVIWYDAHGDVNTAETSPSGNIHGMPLAASLGFGHPALTQIGGYSPKIKPEHVVLIGVRSLDDGEKKFIREKGIKIYTMHEVDRLGMTRVMEETIAYLKERTDGVHLSLDLDGLDPSDAPGVGTPVIGGLTYRESHLAMEMLAEAQIITSAEFVEVNPILDERNKTASVSVALMGSLFGEKLI